From the genome of Latilactobacillus curvatus JCM 1096 = DSM 20019:
AGCCGCTTGCCCCGCCTCAGTTAATGTTGAATTCGTCCCACCACCATTGAAACACTGTGCTCGATTAACCATCGTTTCACCATGCCGTACAAAATAAAAAGTTGTCATGTTGATCCCACCTTTATAGGATCTATCATACTATAAAATGCAAAAAAAGGCGCAGTTCAAATTGAACTGCGCCTTCATTGAGCCTCGTTTTATTTACCTTCCGACGTGTTTTCTGCCACGACTTGGTCATAGGCCTTTGTACCAGCATAGACTTCGTCAGTTAGGATGTTGCGTTTATACTTCATGACACGATAAATGTGGAGAATTAAGACTGCCACATTAATGACCAGTGCTAAACCACTGATTGTCATCAAAGCAGCACTACTGTGCGTACCTTGCACTGAAAATTGTGAATCCGTTACAAAAGCGGGATAACTCATTGTAAACATCATCCAAAAAGCCAATGTTTGCGCACGTGCTTGGAGCCAGCTCCCTTTTTTAACCAGGAATGCTGCTAATGTACATGAAATTAATAATGCAGCGCCCGCATAGAATGAGTGATCACCAACACAATTGTAAACATAGGCGAAGTTCCAAACATCATAGGCGATAATCCAAGGCCAGATTTGATCGGGCCAGATCATGTCTTTTTGTTTGTCATGACTGATAATAATGCCGAACCAGCCTGAGATTGTGATGATGTTAATAATTCCGGCAATCCCGTTCATGATATTCCACGCGCCACCATTCATGATCACACCGTCGACTAAGCCATGTAGGTGTGAAACTTGAAAATCACGAATCACAGCTTCCATAATATTAAACGCTAAAATTGCGGGTGGGAAAATCAATGCCCACTTGTTGTGTTGTAACTTAGGGATAAAGCGCAGCGCCATAAACCCTAAACAACCTGCTAATGCTGAGTACACTTTAACCCAGTGGAACCAAGTCCCGGTACTGCTACCAGGACCAGCCGTCGTTGGCCAAACAAAGAGCGTTAAAACGACTGGCAACCCAACAAAGAGAATTAATCCAATCCATTTGTTAGCCCGAGCTGCTTCATTTAAAACCATTAATGCAATAACCACTAGTCCCCAAACTAGCCAATCCATTCCTGAAATATTTTGAAATAAAAACATATCAGTCACCTCCAAAGAAATAATTGCTAATTACATTCTTACTTTAACTGCAAGCTGGCGGTTTCTGTATGGTCAATTCAGGATAAATGTCCAAATCTAATGATTATTTTGTAAAACATGGTTCACAGTACCATTTAACATGCGATGCATGCGCTGATAAAATTCCTCTTTAGATTCTTGTAGATTTGTTACAAGCCATTGCGTAATCTGTGTCGCCAATGCCCAACCATAAAAATTGGCAATTTCATCTCGGAAAGTCGCTGGACAATCCACCTTTAAATCTTGAACAACCCCTGCAACCATGCTAAAAGCGACTCGATACAAAAAGCGACTTAGTAAATCTCGATTAAGTGAATGAAACGTATTTAAACAGAAATGCCGATTATTTTCAATATAAGTTACCAAGACATCTAGACCGACGCCCCAATCCCGTTCACGTTGATACACTGCCAGTTGCGTAACAATTTCACGATTATAAATCCAAGCAACCAACTCATTAATATCGGCGAAATGGTAATAAAACGTATTGCGCGCAACGTCAGCACTGCTCGTCAATTGATTGACCGTAATGTGATCGACCGGAGTTGTTTTCATCAATTCTTTTAAGGTATCTGCTAGCTTTTGCTTGGTATCCATCGTATTGCCCTCCAAAAATTATCTATGATTAGCATCCCATAGATAGTTCCGAACTGCAATCACTAACCCGATTTGCACTCCAGGATAAATTGTTCTATCGTTAGAGAGTACAATTAACGGAGGCGACTTATAATATGCACGAAACTGACGACGCTTTTAGGGCGATGACCAATGGGGAATGGTACTTTGATTCAGCGGTCACTATTCAAAAACGGGATGCAACCCGCCTTGCCTTACAAAAGGCCAGCCAAATCTTAGATAACGATGCACGGATGGCCACTATCCAAAAATTACTCGGTCATACCGGTAGCGATTTTTTCATCGAAACCGGTTTTGAATTTAGCTTCGGTGAAAACATTACGATTGGCGATCATTTTTACGCCAATCGTAACGTCGTTATTTGTGACGAAGCACCAGTCACCATTGGTGACTACTGTAAATTTGGCCCAGGAGTATCACTCTTAACCCCTTACCACCCAATTGACCCCTTAGAACGTGCGACAAAAAAAGAAATTTCTAGTCCCATTACTATCGGCAATCACGTCTGGCTCGGTGCAAATGTCACAATTCTGCCAGGAATCACGCTCGGCAATAACGTTGTCGTTGGTGCCGGCAGTGTCGTGACCAAATCCTATCCGGGTAACGTAATTTTAGTTGGTAATCCAGCACGGGTATTACGGAAAATTCCCGCTAAATAATCAAAAAGGACTGACAAATGTCAGTCCTTTTTTAGGCTTCAATTGCATAATATTCAATAATCGTTTGTAAAGCCTCCGCTGCGCGTTGATCTCCAATTAACTTAGTGTAGTATGCTGTAAATCGTTCATCTGCTACATACATGGCTGCTAAACCGCGGTGCATTGCTAGACTATACCGGGGAGTCGCTGTTTGTAACCACGTTTGATGGGCTTCAAAGGCTGTTTGCGCCGCTTCTGATGGCAATTGCGGCTGGTCCAAGTAAGTTTGTAATGCCGTCTTCAATCGGTCTTCAGCCGCCTGCATCGTTGCATATTGGGCCTCACTTAGCCCTAAAAAGTGCTGATCGGCTTCTTGCTTGGCTTGTTTCCCATAGTTAGTCGTCACTTCTTGCCCGTAGCGTTGCTCATTTTCAGCCACTGCCTGTTGTTTAAACTGTTTGAATTTAGTTTGATCTGTCATTTGAATTCCTCCGGTTTGATTTTGAAGGGTCGCATCTAGCTGTGCTAACGTTGCCGTTAGCGTAGCTTGTTGTTTAACCAGTTGTTCCCGCTGATTTGCTAAGCGTTCCAGACGCTCGGCCGGTGGTAACGCCAACAGCTGCTGAATCTCAGCCAGACTAAACTGTAGTTGACGGTACATTAAGATTAACTGCAGTCGATCTGCATCCTGGCTCGAATACATTCGATAACCATTACTAGCAACCGTTGGCACCAGTAAACCGCGCTCGTGATAATAACGTAGCGTACGCTCAGAAACCCCGGTCAATTCAGCGAAAGTTTTAATCTGATAATCCATTTGCCTTCCCTCCTTCAAAACCCACTATAAGGCCTGACGTGACGTGAAGGTCAAGCATTGTTCGTTAGTGCCTGATTAATTTCTGTTTAACCAAGTAATCGTGGGCCACATCGCGTGCTTTGCGGTGTTTGACCTGTACTTGGTAGTTCATCTCTTGCATTTGGCTTTCAGTAATCTGACCTGCCAAGCGATTCAATGCTTTGACGACTTCCGGATGCGCTTTGGCAAAGCCGGCTTTCATAATCGGTGCCCCTTGATAAGGCGGGAAGAAGTGACGATCATCTTCTAAAACAACTAGTTTGTACCGTGCGACTTCCGCATCGGTTGTATAACCATCGACCACATCGACCTTGCCGTCCGCAATCGCTTTATAGCGAATACTTGGCTCCATAATTTTAGCATTTAAATTTAATTGATAGGTGTCCTTTAACCCTTGATACCCATCTTTTTGGTGATAAAAATCAGGATCAAAACCGGCCGTAAATGGTTGATTCAAAGCGGCTAAATCCGAAATTGTTTTGACATTATATTTCTTGGCAAAGGCCGCAGTAACCGCCAAGTCATAACCGTTTTGATAGCGCATTGGCAGTAAGTACGTCATATTGAACTGTTCTTGTAGCGATTTTTTTGCAAGTTGATACGTTTTAGTTGGATTCTGGTTTGTCTTAGTTGGCGACTTCACCAACGTTTGTAAAACCGTTCCTGTGAATTCAGGATAAATATCAATCTTATCAGCCTTCAAGGCGTTAAATAAGAATGTGGTCCCACCGAAATTGGGTTTAATCGTTACTTTGTAGTTAGACTGGTCTTCTAAAATTAGATCACGATACATATTCATCAAGATTTCGGGTTCACTACCCAATTTCCCAGCAATCGTGATGGTGGTCTGCGGCGCTTGAAACCGTGTCATTCCTTCGATCACGCCGAAAAGGCCAACAAAAATGGCTAAACTGACTGTGATTTTTTTAAAGGATAATGTCCCTAACCAGCGAATTAATGCACTGACCACTAACGCTAAAACCGCTGAAAGTGTCGCTCCAACCAGTAATAGTGCGTTATTATTTGACTGAATCCCAACAAGAATAAACGTCCCGAGGCCGCCCGCACCAATCAAGGCCGCCAAGGTAGCTGTCCCGATAATCATCACGAGTGCAATCCGCAAACCCGAGATAATCAACGGCATCGCAAGTGGCAGTTCAATCCGTAGTAGCCGTTTAGCGCGCGGCAACCCGAAGGCTATTTCTGCCTCTTTTAATGCTGGATCAATTCCGATCAAACCAGTGTATGTATTTTGAAAAATCGGCATTAAGGCATAAAGTACTAACGTAATCACAGCCGGAATCGTCCCAATTCCGACAAGCGGGATCAATAATCCTAAGAGCGCCAAAGACGGAATTGTCTGTAAGACACTTGTGACTTGCAGCATTGCTTCAGCTAATTTCTGATGAGCTGTTAAAACAATCGCCAACGGAATCCCGATAGCCGCCGCAATTAATAACGCCAATAACGAAATCTCCAAATGTTGCCCAAGTGCTTGTAGCAACTCACCGGATTGGGTCGTTAAAATTTGTTCAATCTGTTGCATCATCGTTATAGCCCCCGTTTCGCAATGAGCATTGTTAAATCGGTCATCGTCAATTGCCGTTGTTCTTGACCATCAGTGGCAACTACGCCCCCATCTGGATGGTCTACTAATTGTTGCGCTAATTCAGCTAATGTTGCACTGGACGTAATCGTTTGCGGCTGATTATTAACAACAGTTCCTAAATCGGCCGCCAATAAATCTTGAACTGTCAACGATGCTTGTTGGCGTTCAATGTCAAAAAATTCGCGAACAAATTCATTTTTTGGTTGATTAAAAATCGCTTTTGCTGTCCCGACTTGCTGAATACTGCCTTGGCGCATTACCGCAATT
Proteins encoded in this window:
- a CDS encoding ABC transporter permease/substrate-binding protein, which gives rise to MMQQIEQILTTQSGELLQALGQHLEISLLALLIAAAIGIPLAIVLTAHQKLAEAMLQVTSVLQTIPSLALLGLLIPLVGIGTIPAVITLVLYALMPIFQNTYTGLIGIDPALKEAEIAFGLPRAKRLLRIELPLAMPLIISGLRIALVMIIGTATLAALIGAGGLGTFILVGIQSNNNALLLVGATLSAVLALVVSALIRWLGTLSFKKITVSLAIFVGLFGVIEGMTRFQAPQTTITIAGKLGSEPEILMNMYRDLILEDQSNYKVTIKPNFGGTTFLFNALKADKIDIYPEFTGTVLQTLVKSPTKTNQNPTKTYQLAKKSLQEQFNMTYLLPMRYQNGYDLAVTAAFAKKYNVKTISDLAALNQPFTAGFDPDFYHQKDGYQGLKDTYQLNLNAKIMEPSIRYKAIADGKVDVVDGYTTDAEVARYKLVVLEDDRHFFPPYQGAPIMKAGFAKAHPEVVKALNRLAGQITESQMQEMNYQVQVKHRKARDVAHDYLVKQKLIRH
- a CDS encoding DUF5692 family protein → MFLFQNISGMDWLVWGLVVIALMVLNEAARANKWIGLILFVGLPVVLTLFVWPTTAGPGSSTGTWFHWVKVYSALAGCLGFMALRFIPKLQHNKWALIFPPAILAFNIMEAVIRDFQVSHLHGLVDGVIMNGGAWNIMNGIAGIINIITISGWFGIIISHDKQKDMIWPDQIWPWIIAYDVWNFAYVYNCVGDHSFYAGAALLISCTLAAFLVKKGSWLQARAQTLAFWMMFTMSYPAFVTDSQFSVQGTHSSAALMTISGLALVINVAVLILHIYRVMKYKRNILTDEVYAGTKAYDQVVAENTSEGK
- a CDS encoding TetR/AcrR family transcriptional regulator translates to MDTKQKLADTLKELMKTTPVDHITVNQLTSSADVARNTFYYHFADINELVAWIYNREIVTQLAVYQRERDWGVGLDVLVTYIENNRHFCLNTFHSLNRDLLSRFLYRVAFSMVAGVVQDLKVDCPATFRDEIANFYGWALATQITQWLVTNLQESKEEFYQRMHRMLNGTVNHVLQNNH
- a CDS encoding MerR family transcriptional regulator, yielding MDYQIKTFAELTGVSERTLRYYHERGLLVPTVASNGYRMYSSQDADRLQLILMYRQLQFSLAEIQQLLALPPAERLERLANQREQLVKQQATLTATLAQLDATLQNQTGGIQMTDQTKFKQFKQQAVAENEQRYGQEVTTNYGKQAKQEADQHFLGLSEAQYATMQAAEDRLKTALQTYLDQPQLPSEAAQTAFEAHQTWLQTATPRYSLAMHRGLAAMYVADERFTAYYTKLIGDQRAAEALQTIIEYYAIEA
- a CDS encoding sugar O-acetyltransferase → MHETDDAFRAMTNGEWYFDSAVTIQKRDATRLALQKASQILDNDARMATIQKLLGHTGSDFFIETGFEFSFGENITIGDHFYANRNVVICDEAPVTIGDYCKFGPGVSLLTPYHPIDPLERATKKEISSPITIGNHVWLGANVTILPGITLGNNVVVGAGSVVTKSYPGNVILVGNPARVLRKIPAK